The Edaphobacter flagellatus sequence CGCAGAGGAAACACATGTCCCGGCCTCGCCAGATCGTGCGCTGTCGACTTCGAATCAATCGCCACCCGGATCGTATGCGACCTGTCCGCAGCGGAGATCCCCGTCGTTACCCCCTCGCGGGCCTCAATGCTCTCTGTAAACGCCGTGCCGAACCGGGACGTATTCTCCTGCGTCATCGGCCCCAGCCGCAGATAGTCCGCTCTCTCCTCCGTCAGCGTCAGGCAGATCAACCCGCGACCGTACTTCGCCATAAAATTGATCGCCTCGGGAGTCACAAACTCCGCCGCCAGCGTCAGGTCGCCTTCGTTCTCGCGGTCTTCGTCATCGACCACCACCACCATCCGCCCGGCCTTAATCTCGGCAACTGCTTCAGCGACATCCGCAAACATACCCACTTGCCTCCCTGCCATCCTCGAAACGAAGAAGAATCTCTCCATCCTTTCGACTCTCAACATCATACGTTCGACGCAAAAAGAAGATGCCGCCCAATCAAGGCGGCATCTCTCAAACTACTCAACTTAGGAATTGGCTCTACAGGGTCGACTCAATCTCGAAGCCCCAGGCTTCCAACAGAGCCTCCGGGATGTACTTCGAGTTCTTGTTCCGGCGGGCCCACTCTCTGAGCCGCGTCGACCGGATGTACTGATCCGGAGTCAACTTGTATTCCTTCACAACCTGTTCAAACGATGTCACCGTTGGGACAACCGGCCCGATCGGCTCCGGCTTACCCCAGTTCGGGTTTCCACGACGCTTTGCCATAGGCTATCTGTTACCTCTTCCTTGTGAATGACTTACTGCTCTTTCCATGATGCCGGGAGAGAAAGATCACATGTATCATTCTAAGCCATTTACCCCTTGAAATTCAAGGGTTTTCAGCCTGTTTGGCCCCTCCGGAAAGCTACTGTCTGCAACCTCTTTGGCTGCATCAGTTGTGCAGCGCCGAGCTATAGAATTTCGCCATATCGGCTTTCATCTGCTTCAGTGCTTCGACATTCAGATACACCATGTGTCCCGCCGGATAGTACCCATAGCTCACATTCCCAACCAGCTTCTCCGGCAGGCTCATATGGTTCAGGTCATACTCCGTTGCAAAGAAAGGCGTAGCCAGGTCAAAGTACCCATTCGCCGAAAAGACCTTCAGGTGCGGATTCTTCCGTATCGCATCCGCCAGATCCACCGCCGTATCCGGATTCGACTGCTCCCTGCCGCCAACCTTATGTTTGAAGTCCCACGCCTGGTTCACGCCCGGCCCCGACGTGTAATACGTCTCCTGACTCATATACTTCAATTCACGAGCGATATAGTCGTGGAACGCCCCCACGTACGCACCGCTGATTCCCGTATCCGAGGGATCGTACCCCGGCGTCTCTGTCGCAGCATCCAGGTCCCAGCCCATAAATCGAGCATCGTAACGACCCAGCGTGCGGTCATCCCCACGCAACAGCTCTCTCCGGAACCGTGAAGCGGAAATACGCAGCCGGGTCTCCTTTACGTAGCCCACACTCAGCCCCGTCAGTGCCGACACCTTCGCCGCAATCGCATCGAACTCTTCCTGCGGCAGCTTGTCGCCCTGTGCCAGCGCCTGCGCATACGGCCCACGCGCGAACTCCCGGGCCTGCTGCACCCAGTCCGCCATCGAGCCGTTCGCCTTCACCTTCTTGTAGTAGTACCCAATCGCAGCAAATGAAGGAAGATATCCAATAGGCTCAACATCATACCCAGGATTGCGAATGCCGTAGTTCAAGATCGACGACAGCAGCACCACACCATTGAACGAAACGCCGTCATTCTGTAGCGCCGACACCAGCCCCGCCGACCGTGTCGTCCCATACGACTCGCCAAATAGAAACTTCGGCGAGTTCCACCGCTCGTTCGTCGTTATGTAGCGCTCAATAAACTTCCGAAAAGCCGCGATGTCCTGGTCTGTCCCGGCAAAATCCTTCACTGTCCCCTTGCCGACGGCCCGCGAAAACCCGCACAGCGGCGCATCGATAAACACCAGGTCACTCTTATCCAGCAGGCTGTATTCGTTCGCCACCCAGTTGAATGGAGCAGGCGCACTGGCCTCCGGACTCTGCGTAATCACCCGCACCGGCCCAAACGACCCCATATGCAGCCAGATCGTCGCCGCTCCCGGCCCGCCGTTGTAGAAGAACGTTACCGGCCGCGTCTTTGCATCCGCGCCATCTTCCGTATAGGCCACATAAAAGATGCTCGCATTCGGCTTCGACTGCTCATCGCGAATCAGCAGATTACCCGCCGTCGCCGTGTAGTGGATCACCCGCCCACCCACCGTCAGATCATGCTTCGTCGTCGAGTTCGTCTCCGGAGGAACCGGTATGCCGGCATCCTCCTTCTTCTCCGCCGGTTTCTCATCCCCCGCAGGCCGGGACTGCGCCCACATCGGAGTTACTGTCATCACAATCAGTGCTGCCCAATACGCCCGCCGGCGTAACCTTACCCAGGTAGTCAATGAATACTCTCCCGTAAATCCTTCGGAAATTCGACACAGACATCATAACCGGCACATTTCATCAAACCGCTGTATCCAGCCGGAAAGATTCGCGGTACACCTCCACCGGGTATCCCTTCGACTTCCAGCCAGCCAAACCACCACGCAGCACCTTCAACCGCGAGAAGCCCAGCCCCTTCGCCTTCCGTACAATCTCCAGACTCGTCTTCTGCGCCTCGCACGTACAGTACAGCACCACATCCTGGTCTGCAGGAATCAGCGTAGGATTCGCCAGCACCTCCTTCGGAGACAGTCTCTTCGCCCCCGGAATCATCTCCGAATACGCCAGCAGATCCAGCGGCAGCCGTACGTCATATAACAGCACGGGAGGCTCCTTCTCCAGCAACTGACGCAGCACCTCGGCATCAACACTCGTCCGCTCAAACTCGCGTGCATTCCGTGCCTGCCTCACCTTCACCAGTAACGCGATCAGGATGCCGACAGCAGCCACCACACCAACCACGATCCAGAACATCTCTGCCTCCATTCCTTAGTACGTAGAGATTCCCTCACGTACCCTGCCGATTCCCAAATAGCCACATAAATTTCGCATGGTAAGCTGTCAACGCTCCAGGCACATAGGCCGATGACATGATGACATTCTTAGCCAGGCACTTCCGTATCGTCGCTCTCCTGATCCTTATTTTCTCTGTATCCGGCTTTTCGACAACAAGTACAAACCCACCGTCATCCCCTGCCCAAACGGATGCAGGCAAATCGCCTCAGGAAGCGAACTCAGCTTCGCCTCAAAATCCAAGTGAGGCTCCTATTTACAAGATCGGTGGTGGAGTAACTCCTCCAAAACTTATCCATTCGGTCGAACCAAAATTTTCCCGTAAAGAACGCATACAACGTCTGAATGCCATGACATTGGTTCAGATCACAGTAAGCACTGACGGAAATGTAAAGGATGCCAAAATCATCAGGTCCAGTCTTGACACAATGGCTACAAAAGACGAGGAAATTGCTTTTTCCTTAGATAGGAAAGCACTGGATGCCGTTAATCAATATCGATTTGCTCCTGCGATGCGTCAAGGCAAACCCGTCCCAGTCCTGCTCAATATTGAAGTTAGCTTCCACATCTTTTAGCGCCGGTACCTTCCATATTCCTCCAACACCTGACAGCTCATCCCCAGGCAAAGAATATGCGAAGATGTCCTAGAGTTCATGGACCTCTCCGCCCTTCTCCATCAGACATTCGGCTTCTCCGGTTTCCGCGCTAATCAGGAGGCCGTCTGCCGCGCCGCTACCGACGGCCGCGACGTCCTGCTCGTCATGCCTACCGGAGCAGGCAAGAGCCTCTGCTACCAACTCCCGGCCCTCGCCCGCAACGGCACAGCACTCGTCATCTCTCCGCTCATCGCGCTCATGGACGACCAGGCAGCCAAGCTCTCCGCCCTTGGCCTCCGCGTCGCGCGCATCCACTCCGGCCTCTCCCGTGACGACTCCCGCCAGGCCTGCCGCGATTACCTCAATGGCGAACTCCAGTTCCTCTTCATCGCTCCCGAACGCATGCGCGTCCCCGGCTTTCCTGAGATGCTCGCCAAACGCAAGCCCTCGCTTATCGCTATCGACGAAGCTCATTGCATCTCGCAATGGGGCCATGACTTTCGCCCCGACTACCGGACGCTAGGCGATCACCTGCCATCCCTGCGCCCCGCGCCCGTCATCGCGCTCACTGCCACGGCCACCCCCACCGTCCAGAAAGACATCGCCACCCAGCTTCGCCTCGCGGACCCCGCACTCTTTATCCACGGCTTCCGTCGCCACAACCTCGCCATCGAAGTCGTCGAGATGGCGAAGCCGCGGCGCAATCAGTTCACCATCGACCTGCTCAAATCCTCCGAGAGCCGTCCCGCGATCATCTACGCGCCTTCACGCAAGGCCGCCGAAGAGCTTGCATCACAGCTCGGGGGCCGTGCCGCCGCCTACCACGCCGGGCTCGATCCCGCCACACGCGAGCGCGTTCAGCGCCACTTCCTCTCGGGCGAGCTCGAAGTCGTCGTCGCCACCATCGCCTTTGGCATGGGCATCGACAAACCGAACGTCCGTACCGTCATTCACACCGCACTCCCCGGCTCCGTCGAAGCCTACTACCAGGAGATAGGCCGCGCCGGACGCGATGGCCTCGCCTCACGCACCGTCCTCCTCCACTCCTTCGCCGACCGCAAGATGCACGACTTCTTCCTCGAGCGCGACTACCCTGCCCCTACGGAGCTGGCCCGCCTCGCCCGCATCCTCACCGCCGACTTTCAGGAGCCCGAGGCCCTTCGCAAACGCATCCGCATGGACGTCGAGACCTTCGAGCGCACTGCCGAAAAACTCGTCGCACAAGGTGCCGCAGCCTTCGACATCGCAGGCAACCTCCGAGCAGCAGAAAACAAATCCTGGCAATCCGGCTACGATCAGCAACTCGCCTTCCGCCGCGCACAGATCGACGCCATGGCGCGCTTTGCCGAAACACCCCAATGCCGCATGGCCGCCCTCATCCAGCACTTCGGCGACACCGCCGACGGACTCCGCCCCTGCGGCCACTGCGATTTCTGCTCCCCCGAGCGAGCCACCGCACAAACCTTCCGCGAACCTACCTCGCAGGAAGACCGCCAGCTTCGTGCCATCCTCCGCGCACTCGATGGCGCCGCGCCACGAGCCACCGGAAAACTTCACTCCGACCTCGCTCTCGGCATCGACCGCAAACAGTTCGACACACTCCTCAACGCACTCACCCGCGCCGGCCTCGTCACACTCTCCGCCGACACCTTCGTCAACGCCGAAGGCAACACCATCAACTTCAAGCGAGCCTCACTCACCCATGAAGGCCGCACACGCGACGAAGGCGATGACCTCGCCGCCCTCCTCCCCACAGAAGATCACACGGCCTCGCACGCGAAGAAGCGCACAAAATCCTCTCGTGCATCACGCACAGAATCGTCATCTCGACCCAAGTCCCGCAGGGACGAAGCGGAGAGATCTGCTTCTCTACCCCTCACGCCCGCGCAACAGTCCCTCGAACAACGCCTCCGCGAATGGCGTAAGGCCGAAGCCGCAAAAACCGGTAAGCCCGCCTTCATTGTCTTCGGCGACTCCGTGCTCAGCAACATCGTCCACGCACAACCGCAGACCGTCGCCGACCTGCTCAGCATCAGCGGCATAGGCCAGGAAAAAGCCGATCGCTACGGTGCTGACATCATCTCCCTCTGCCGTAGTGACGCATCCACCACTACCACTTCCATCCGCCCCAAAGAAGCGTCATTCCGAGCGAAGCGGCAAAGCCGCGAAGCCGAGGACCGAGGTCCCCAACGAGCAAATTCGTCGGGATGGGAGGAAACCTCATATTCCGCTCGCACCGCCGCCAATCCATCCTCAACATACAGATCCCCACATCTTGCAGCATCATCGCCGGATGCAGGTCATCGCGCACCCACGCGCCCCGTCGACGCCGAATCGCTCACCCCCGCCCAGCAACAACTCGACCAGCGTCTCCGCGCATGGCGTGCCTCCGAAGCCGAACGCCTCAACCTCCCGCAGTTCTTCATCCTCGGAACCTCGACCCTGCGCAGCATTGCCATCGAGCGGCCACAGACCCTCACCCAACTCAGAACCATCGACGGCATCTCGCTCGAAAAGGCCGAAAAATTCGGCCCCGGCATCCTGCAACTCTGCGCCGAATAACTCCTCATCTCGATAACAAATCTTCACTGAATCACTATTCATTTTCACGCCTCACCTGTGCTACCGTCAGGCCATGGCCACTCCCGACGCATCCCGTCACACGCCTCTCTCCATGGACGGCAACCCCACCATTGACGAGCGCGCCAGCCACTGCTTCGGCTGCGGCCCCGCCAATCCCCAGGGACTCCACCTTGTCTTCTCCACCGACAACTCCGACCCCGAGCACCCCACCGCCACCGCGCAGGCTCAGCTCGATCGCCACCACGAAGGCCCGCCCGGCTACCTCCACGGCGGCCTCGTCGCTACACTCCTCGACGAAGCCATGAGCAAGCTCAACCGCCCGCTCAACGTCCTCGCCATGACCCGCCACATGGAAGTCGACTACATCCGCCCCGTCCCGCTCTATAAGCCGCTCACCATCACCAGCCGCCACATCCGTCGCGAAGGCCGCAAGCTCTTCCACCAGGCCGAAATCCTGCTCAACGATACAGTCCTCGCTCGAGGCCACGGCCTCTTCATCGCCATCGACGAAAAACTCCTCGCCGCAGCCGGTCTAACCCAGCCCGAAGACTAGCTATAGAGGTGTGTCATTCCGAGCGAGCGCAGCGAAGCCGAGGAACCCCCGCATTTCCCCTCTACCGCCGCAACGGTAGCCAGAAAAGAAAGAAGCCGTTAAACCTCCGACTCCTCCCAATACCCCTGGTCCCGCAGAAAATACTTATCGTTCCAGCTATGCAGCATCGTCTTGAAAAACATCCAGACCATGCGCCCATGCCCCAGCTTCTGAAACCGCCGGTTCGTCGTCACCACGCCGCCGCGCACAATCCTGAACCGAATCCGTGCCACACCCTTCGATAGCAGATAATCCTCCGCAAACAGCGCGCGCTCGTTGAAGCCCCCCAGCGCCCAGAACGCCTTGCGGTCGAACAGCATGAACATCCCCGTCGCAAACGGCTTAAGAAACGACCCCACATACTGCATGAAGTTGTTCCCCGCATACAGCGCATCGTCCAACCAGCTTCCGTCCTTGCACGAAATGTTCGTCGTCACCAGGTGCAGTTTCCGCCGCCGCATCCTCCATAGCGCTCTCCGCAGCAGCGTCGGCTCCGGCAGCTCCACATCCGCATCCAGAAACAGCACATATGGAGTCGTCGCCAGCCGTGCCCCCGCATTCCGTCCCACCGAAGGAAGGCCGCCCTCGATCACCTCAACGTTCAGCCGCCCCTGAAAGCTCAACGCCAGCTCCACGGTCCCATCGGTCGACTTGGCATCGGCGACAATCACCTTGGTCTCCGCCATGCCCTCATAGTCCTGCCGCGTCAGCGACTCCAGCAATCTCGGTAGCGTCTCCGCCTCATTCTTCGCTGGAATCACAATTGTCAGTTCAGCCATCCCGCCTCCCTGGTAGCCCGTACAGGACATACACTGCCCCGTCTGCCCAGATTGACCCCTTTTGCGAACTGCTCTGTAAATTCCATTTGAATTCTCTGCAAATCCAGCATGAAAGACCATTCGTCATTAACCTGGCCTCGCTCTTCATCCTCCATACATAAAACTGCTAAACTGAAGTCTCTCGCGGCACACGTCCTCAAAACTTTGACTACGCACCGCGGCTCCCAAGGAGAAACGTCATGGCAGACCACACCTCGAACGGCAACCTCGCATCCTCCTCCCTCCGCCTCAAGACCGGCCTGGCCGAGATGCTCAAAGGTGGAGTCATCATGGACGTCATGAACGTCGAGCAGGCGCGCATCGCCGAAGAGGCCGGCGCCACCTCCGTCATGGCGCTCGAGCGCGTCCCCGCCATGATCCGCGCCGAAGGCGGCGTCGCCCGCATGGCCAACCCTAAGCTCATCAAAGAGATCATCGGGGCCGTCTCCATCCCCGTCATGGCCAAGGCCCGCATCGGCCACTTCGCCGAAGCCCAGGTGCTCCAGACCCTCGGCGTCGACTTCATCGACGAGTCCGAGGTCCTCACCCCTGCCGATGAGACCTATCACATCGACAAGCACGCCTTCACCACACCCTTCGTCTGCGGAGCCCGCAACCTGGGCGAAGCCTGTCGCCGCATTGCCGAAGGCGCAGCGATGATCCGCACCAAAGGCGAAGCCGGCACCGGCGACGTCGTCCATGCCGTCCAGCACATGCGCCAGATCGTCCGCGAGATGAAGGCGCTCACCGTCCTCGACGAGGCCGAGCTCTACAACGCCGCCAAGGTTCACCAGGCTCCCTACGAGCTCATCCGTATGATCGCCAAAACCGGTAAGCTCCCGGTCCCCAACTTCTCCGCCGGTGGCATCGCCACCCCGGCCGACGCAGCCCTCATGATGCAGCTCGGCGCCGAAGCCGTCTTCGTCGGCTCAGGAATCTTCATGAAGGAGCGCGCCACCCCGCTCGACGTCGAAAACGATCCCAAGGAGCGCGAAGAAGCTGTCTCCCGCGCCAAGGCCATCGTCATCGCCACCACCCACTACAACGACGCGAAGATCGTCGCCGAAGCTTCTGAACAGGTCAAAGGAACAATGAAGGGCCTCGCCGCCGCCGCACTGGAAGAATCCGAGCTCCTCCAGACCCGCGGCTGGTAATGTCTCGCGCTGCAATCCTTCAGCCCATAATTCTTCCTAGGCCTCGGTTGACGCGGCCTAGGACAGGGCTGTTTCGTTTCAAAGGAAACACTATTTTCTGCGCAGACGAGAGTTGGTCTTTGACATACTCCGCCAGAGGATCTTGGCGAATAGATTGTTACGAATATAGACAAAGTGATCGAATGATTACATTCGGTGGCCCACCAGATGTAGTCTCTCGCGCCAAGCGCGACCTTCTTACTTCACTTCCGACAGCACCAAACCATCATCGAGAAAACTTTAGAAATCCCTGTCAAGCCCCCAAATCCCTCATCCTCCACAATCCAAACCACTTCCCCATTGCCGATTAATTCCACGCCATTCTCTATACTTGAATAGAGCGATAGAAGAACCAGGCCGAAGCCTATTACCCAGCTACATAGACTTTGGTAACCGTTCCAATATCTCTAATCTTTCGAATACTTTGCACAAATATGTACAGGGAGGGCCCTTGAGCACCACCAGCACGAAGACCGTAACGCCTCTCACCATCGGCGTCCTCGCTCTACAGGGAGCCTACGAAGCGCACGCGCTCACTCTCCGCAGCCTCAGAGCGAACACCCGGCTTGTACGCCTCCCGGCCGACCTGGAAGGACTCGACGGGCTCGTCATGCCCGGCGGCGAATCCACCACCATGCTCCGCTTCCTCGAGCAGCGCGGCTTTTTCGACTCTCTCAAAGGCTTCGTCCATAAGACCCCCACCTTCGGTACCTGCGCTGGAGTCATCCTCCTCGCCAAAGACGTCCTCCACCCCGCGCAGAAGTCACTCGGCGCACTCGACGTCACCGTCGAACGCAACGCCTACGGCCGCCAGATCGATTCCACTATCCTCCACGCTGAATCCAGACTCCCCGGCCCCCCGCTGGAAATGGTCTTCATCCGTGCTCCTCGCATCACCCGCACCGGTCCGAATGTCGAAACTCTCGCCACACGCAACGATGACCCCGTCCTCGTTCGCGAAGGCCACCTGCTCGCCGCCACCTTTCACCCGGAGCTCGGCCACGACAGGCGCGTCCACCAGCTCTTCCTCGATCTAGTCCGCTCTCACAAGGAACAGCTAATCAACACTCCTGCGATGTAGCCCAAGCCATATTGCCAGCGACAAAAACTGCGCCACCAGCACCCACTCGATTACCTCGCCAACGACAGAGCGCTCCGAACCATGCGCCGCCGCCAACACAGCCAGCACGACCAGCAGCGCCGCCAACGCCGCCCACATCACCTTCAAGCCATAATGTGTCGCCGCCACCGTAGGCACACGCTTCACCGGAACCTTCTCCGCAACGCGAGCTGCAAAATCCGCAGAAATCGAAAGATCTGGCGCACTCTCCAACGCAACAACGATTCGCTCATCCAGAGCGCGCTCTTCCATCTCGCGCGCCAAGGCTTCCAGCTCTTCCGGAGTTATCTCTTCGCCGGGCATATCGCTCTCCCTTCTGCCACCTGCGCAGCCTGCAATCTCTCACGCAATTTCTTTCTTCCGCGATGC is a genomic window containing:
- a CDS encoding energy transducer TonB, with the protein product MMTFLARHFRIVALLILIFSVSGFSTTSTNPPSSPAQTDAGKSPQEANSASPQNPSEAPIYKIGGGVTPPKLIHSVEPKFSRKERIQRLNAMTLVQITVSTDGNVKDAKIIRSSLDTMATKDEEIAFSLDRKALDAVNQYRFAPAMRQGKPVPVLLNIEVSFHIF
- the pdxS gene encoding pyridoxal 5'-phosphate synthase lyase subunit PdxS — translated: MADHTSNGNLASSSLRLKTGLAEMLKGGVIMDVMNVEQARIAEEAGATSVMALERVPAMIRAEGGVARMANPKLIKEIIGAVSIPVMAKARIGHFAEAQVLQTLGVDFIDESEVLTPADETYHIDKHAFTTPFVCGARNLGEACRRIAEGAAMIRTKGEAGTGDVVHAVQHMRQIVREMKALTVLDEAELYNAAKVHQAPYELIRMIAKTGKLPVPNFSAGGIATPADAALMMQLGAEAVFVGSGIFMKERATPLDVENDPKEREEAVSRAKAIVIATTHYNDAKIVAEASEQVKGTMKGLAAAALEESELLQTRGW
- the pdxT gene encoding pyridoxal 5'-phosphate synthase glutaminase subunit PdxT; the encoded protein is MSTTSTKTVTPLTIGVLALQGAYEAHALTLRSLRANTRLVRLPADLEGLDGLVMPGGESTTMLRFLEQRGFFDSLKGFVHKTPTFGTCAGVILLAKDVLHPAQKSLGALDVTVERNAYGRQIDSTILHAESRLPGPPLEMVFIRAPRITRTGPNVETLATRNDDPVLVREGHLLAATFHPELGHDRRVHQLFLDLVRSHKEQLINTPAM
- a CDS encoding RecQ family ATP-dependent DNA helicase, yielding MDLSALLHQTFGFSGFRANQEAVCRAATDGRDVLLVMPTGAGKSLCYQLPALARNGTALVISPLIALMDDQAAKLSALGLRVARIHSGLSRDDSRQACRDYLNGELQFLFIAPERMRVPGFPEMLAKRKPSLIAIDEAHCISQWGHDFRPDYRTLGDHLPSLRPAPVIALTATATPTVQKDIATQLRLADPALFIHGFRRHNLAIEVVEMAKPRRNQFTIDLLKSSESRPAIIYAPSRKAAEELASQLGGRAAAYHAGLDPATRERVQRHFLSGELEVVVATIAFGMGIDKPNVRTVIHTALPGSVEAYYQEIGRAGRDGLASRTVLLHSFADRKMHDFFLERDYPAPTELARLARILTADFQEPEALRKRIRMDVETFERTAEKLVAQGAAAFDIAGNLRAAENKSWQSGYDQQLAFRRAQIDAMARFAETPQCRMAALIQHFGDTADGLRPCGHCDFCSPERATAQTFREPTSQEDRQLRAILRALDGAAPRATGKLHSDLALGIDRKQFDTLLNALTRAGLVTLSADTFVNAEGNTINFKRASLTHEGRTRDEGDDLAALLPTEDHTASHAKKRTKSSRASRTESSSRPKSRRDEAERSASLPLTPAQQSLEQRLREWRKAEAAKTGKPAFIVFGDSVLSNIVHAQPQTVADLLSISGIGQEKADRYGADIISLCRSDASTTTTSIRPKEASFRAKRQSREAEDRGPQRANSSGWEETSYSARTAANPSSTYRSPHLAASSPDAGHRAPTRPVDAESLTPAQQQLDQRLRAWRASEAERLNLPQFFILGTSTLRSIAIERPQTLTQLRTIDGISLEKAEKFGPGILQLCAE
- a CDS encoding glycosyltransferase, with protein sequence MAELTIVIPAKNEAETLPRLLESLTRQDYEGMAETKVIVADAKSTDGTVELALSFQGRLNVEVIEGGLPSVGRNAGARLATTPYVLFLDADVELPEPTLLRRALWRMRRRKLHLVTTNISCKDGSWLDDALYAGNNFMQYVGSFLKPFATGMFMLFDRKAFWALGGFNERALFAEDYLLSKGVARIRFRIVRGGVVTTNRRFQKLGHGRMVWMFFKTMLHSWNDKYFLRDQGYWEESEV
- a CDS encoding PaaI family thioesterase, which codes for MATPDASRHTPLSMDGNPTIDERASHCFGCGPANPQGLHLVFSTDNSDPEHPTATAQAQLDRHHEGPPGYLHGGLVATLLDEAMSKLNRPLNVLAMTRHMEVDYIRPVPLYKPLTITSRHIRREGRKLFHQAEILLNDTVLARGHGLFIAIDEKLLAAAGLTQPED
- a CDS encoding S10 family peptidase; the encoded protein is MTTWVRLRRRAYWAALIVMTVTPMWAQSRPAGDEKPAEKKEDAGIPVPPETNSTTKHDLTVGGRVIHYTATAGNLLIRDEQSKPNASIFYVAYTEDGADAKTRPVTFFYNGGPGAATIWLHMGSFGPVRVITQSPEASAPAPFNWVANEYSLLDKSDLVFIDAPLCGFSRAVGKGTVKDFAGTDQDIAAFRKFIERYITTNERWNSPKFLFGESYGTTRSAGLVSALQNDGVSFNGVVLLSSILNYGIRNPGYDVEPIGYLPSFAAIGYYYKKVKANGSMADWVQQAREFARGPYAQALAQGDKLPQEEFDAIAAKVSALTGLSVGYVKETRLRISASRFRRELLRGDDRTLGRYDARFMGWDLDAATETPGYDPSDTGISGAYVGAFHDYIARELKYMSQETYYTSGPGVNQAWDFKHKVGGREQSNPDTAVDLADAIRKNPHLKVFSANGYFDLATPFFATEYDLNHMSLPEKLVGNVSYGYYPAGHMVYLNVEALKQMKADMAKFYSSALHN
- a CDS encoding rhodanese-like domain-containing protein; the encoded protein is MFWIVVGVVAAVGILIALLVKVRQARNAREFERTSVDAEVLRQLLEKEPPVLLYDVRLPLDLLAYSEMIPGAKRLSPKEVLANPTLIPADQDVVLYCTCEAQKTSLEIVRKAKGLGFSRLKVLRGGLAGWKSKGYPVEVYRESFRLDTAV
- a CDS encoding 1-phosphofructokinase family hexose kinase, with product MPGEEITPEELEALAREMEERALDERIVVALESAPDLSISADFAARVAEKVPVKRVPTVAATHYGLKVMWAALAALLVVLAVLAAAHGSERSVVGEVIEWVLVAQFLSLAIWLGLHRRSVD